The following coding sequences are from one Pocillopora verrucosa isolate sample1 chromosome 5, ASM3666991v2, whole genome shotgun sequence window:
- the LOC131790953 gene encoding MORN repeat-containing protein 2 translates to MPAASKKTEKKGGKADAGATILSGVYMFPNGDKYDGEYIQADEGLLRQGYGTHTTVDGLSYYGNWSGDKMNGQGKLLHPSGAIYEGEFVNNMFHGFGKYTWPDGSYYEGNFNENKLEGQGTFTDVKSQVWYGKFTHKAAPGLKFKLCM, encoded by the exons ATGCCAG CTGCTTCCaagaagacagagaaaaaagGAGGGAAGGCGGATGCTG GTGCAACGATACTAAGTGGTGTATACATGTTTCCCAATGGAGATAAATATG ATGGTGAATACATCCAGGCAGATGAAGGCTTATTGCGTCAAGGTTATGGTACCCATACAACAGTTGATGGACTTAGTTATTATGGTAACTGGAGTGGAGACAAGATGAATGGACAAG GGAAACTTCTTCATCCATCAGGAGCCatatacgag ggagaatttgtcaaCAACATGTTCCATGGATTTGGAAAGTACACTTGGCCTGATGGATCATATTATGAGGGGAACTTCAACGAGAACAA ACTTGAAGGTCAGGGAACATTTACGGATGTAAAATCGCAAGTGTGGTATGGAAAATTCACACACAAGGCTGCTCCTGGGCTCAAGTTTAAACTGTGCATGTAG
- the LOC131790920 gene encoding uncharacterized protein: MVLKDSAQEHDKDVHGFTQSKFLAVKEGLEREVDVEPAKPIFPGGKQVKHVVSGGVAGALSRTCVSPLERVKILLQIQVKDPKFSGVGATLIKIGREEGVKGYFKGNGTNVLRIIPYSAVQFASYEEFKKLLKVSEDLQNQTPLRRLVAGGLAGTTSVIATYPLDLVRTRLAAQCEGAERRYRNILHAFQTILKDEGGLISGCLYKGLPPTVMGIAPYIGLNFAVYETLKDFVLGHLIVRARGAELKRMDKDRELPVVVRLICGGLAGGISQTVTYPLDVVRRRMQMKGISGDLFAYTSTKHAFTTIVQVEGVKGLYKGMWPNLLKVAPLVGIQFVTYEITKAFLYGQGLQLPWR; the protein is encoded by the exons ATGGTTCTAAAGGATTCAGCCCAGGAGCATGATAAAGATGTTCATGGGTTTACGCAATCAAAATTCCTGGCAGTCAAAGAAGGACTCGAGCGAGAAGTTGATGTTGAGCCGGCCAAGCCAATTTTTCCCGGTGGCAAACAAGTCAAACATGTCGTATCTGGAGGAGTTGCAGGCGCTTTGTCACGAACTTGTGTTTCGCCTTTAGAAAGAGTGAAAATTCTTCTACAG attCAAGTTAAGGATCCAAAATTTTCAGGCGTTGGTGCAACTTTGATCAAAATAGGAAGAGAGGAAGGGGTAAAGGGTTATTTTAAG GGTAATGGAACAAATGTTCTTAGAATTATTCCGTACTCAGCAGTGCAATTTGCTTCATATGAAGAATTCAAGAAG CTTCTGAAGGTTTCAGAAGATCTTCAAAACCAAACTCCTTTGCGGCGACTAGTTGCTGGAGGTTTGGCTGGGACAACATCTGTTATTGCAACTTATCCTCTCGATCTTGTAAG AACAAGACTTGCAGCACAATGTGAAGGGGCAGAGAGAAGATACAG GAATATTTTACATGCATTTCAAACAATTCTGAAAGATGAAGGAGGACTTATCAGTGGTTGTCTTTACAAAGGACTTCCTCCAACAGTCATG GGAATTGCTCCCTACATAGGCTTGAATTTTGCTGTTTATGAAACTTTGAAAG attttGTCCTGGGGCATTTAATTGTGAGAGCACGGGGAGCAGAGCTGAAAAGAATGGACAAAGATAGGGAATTACCTGTTGTGGTTCGTCTCATTTGTGGTGGACTAGCAGGAGGTATTTCTCAAACTG taaCTTATCCTTTAGATGTGGTGAGAAGACGAATGCAAATGAAAGGGATCAGTGGGGACCTGTTTGCGTACACCTCTACTAAACATGCATTCACAACCATTGTTCAAGTGGAAGGAGTAAAAGGTTTATACAAAGGAATGTGGCCCAATCTGCTCAAG GTTGCCCCACTTGTTGGAATCCAGTTTGTAACTTATGAAATAACCAAGGCCTTCTTGTATGGCCAAGGACTTCAACTCCCCTGGAGATAA
- the LOC131790954 gene encoding uncharacterized protein: MAEGRSGGPFEIDYPEGVPHSPWNFNIYTMLTIVKQTCFGHVKANLHHVLNHLMPGTTQTLLEHSESLGLDNCFIAGQKFDGQRVGSMPEDVPIVQPIRQPIDSDDDVMRDVGFSFECDYNLCFKDISASENPPQRVDLKSPEEHVQLQVLPSMPPGYARLAVPPNVDWVPGLQSLCVQNEEITLLSSELLIEQMYNVLTIITAILNVHRMKKHHSNDKPYNEEDCISLGDYLQYVGQAGPAVHVVMCMADLSPQKGRCLFLTEDVSLSVPCKEWPSCAKEWCTRDRPSRWPSKELIKKVIQDGCHIVPKFDAAVKSSVTPSNSEMAEAAEGSNFPQTQWRYSFSLAERTLMNSITDEQKMCYLIFKYLFSRYIKLDSVITTYTPKTIFLWALETVPVDQWTKATIGDRVKDLMEDLRTCIKKKHCPHYFISGSNTLQQMDDKSLKVTLQNGLSMLDEDMAEAPVLGSDTFETTSDFPVNFMFTYKSFYPINAWLESLNAQMMANLDAPSKVPSEQILADFMDSSKTHPLAMSEILKYLVLSDEIYSQPLPVPEFLLNHEKVTQLIKFLEKSITTPEKYKESMAELNVEIKFLHLQFRIIDELQQFFTENPNVAFSFESSSDEGGSEGDE, from the coding sequence ATGGCTGAAGGACGATCAGGAGGTCCCTTTGAAATAGACTACCCAGAAGGTGTCCCGCACAGTCCTTGGAACTTCAACATCTACACCATGTTGACGATAGTTAAACAGACCTGTTTTGGACATGTCAAGGCCAACTTACATCATGTGCTGAATCATCTCATGCCAGGAACAACACAAACGCTTCTGGAACACAGTGAATCCCTTGGGCTGGACAACTGCTTCATAGCAGGTCAAAAATTTGATGGGCAACGGGTTGGAAGCATGCCAGAAGATGTGCCTATCGTCCAACCAATAAGACAACCTATAGACTCGGATGATGATGTTATGAGAGatgttggtttttcttttgaatgtgATTATAATCTCTGTTTTAAGGATATCTCCGCCAGCGAAAATCCTCCGCAGAGAGTTGATTTGAAGTCCCCAGAGGAGCATGTGCAGTTGCAAGTCCTCCCTTCGATGCCTCCTGGTTATGCCCGATTGGCAGTCCCTCCAAATGTGGATTGGGTACCAGGTCTGCAGAGTCTGTGTGTCCAAAATGAAGAAATCACACTCTTATCCTCAGAGCTTCTCATTGAACAGATGTACAACGTGTTAACAATCATCACGGCCATATTAAACGTCCACAGAATGAAGAAACACCACAGCAACGATAAACCATACAACGAAGAAGACTGCATATCCCTTGGGGACTACCTCCAGTACGTGGGACAGGCAGGGCCAGCAGTCCACGTAGTCATGTGCATGGCAGACTTAAGTCCCCAAAAAGGGAGGTGCCTCTTTCTCACAGAGGACGTCAGTTTGTCTGTGCCCTGTAAAGAATGGCCCAGCTGTGCCAAGGAATGGTGCACGAGGGACAGGCCATCACGTTGGCCATCAAAGGAACTTATCAAGAAGGTGATACAGGATGGGTGTCACATTGTGCCAAAGTTTGACGCAGCAGTAAAAAGTTCAGTGACCCCAAGTAACAGTGAAATGGCGGAAGCTGCAGAGGGTAGTAATTTCCCCCAGACCCAATGGAGGTACTCATTCTCGCTGGCAGAAAGAACCCTGATGAACTCCATCACAGACGAGCAGAAGATGTGCTACCTTATTTTTAAGTACCTATTCTCCCGATACATCAAGCTAGATTCAGTGATAACCACCTACACTCCAAAAACTATTTTTCTGTGGGCACTGGAGACCGTGCCTGTCGATCAGTGGACCAAAGCAACGATCGGTGACCGCGTAAAAGACCTCATGGAAGACCTGAGAACCTGCATTAAGAAGAAGCACTGTCCGCATTATTTTATTAGTGGGTCCAACACCCTCCAGCAAATGGACGACAAGAGCCTTAAAGTTACATTACAGAATGGTTTGTCTATGTTGGATGAAGATATGGCGGAGGCACCAGTTTTGGGCTCGGACACGTTTGAAACGACCTCGGATTTCCCCGTCAACTTCATGTTTACATACAAATCGTTCTACCCAATCAACGCCTGGTTGGAATCCCTGAACGCTCAAATGATGGCGAATCTTGATGCACCTAGTAAAGTTCCCTCTGAACAGATCCTGGCAGATTTCATGGACAGCTCGAAAACTCACCCACTAGCGATGTCagagattttaaaatatcttgttCTATCGGACGAGATTTACAGTCAGCCTCTACCCGTTCCAGAGTTCCTCCTGAACCACGAGAAGGTTACACAGCTGAtcaaattcttggaaaaatCCATCACAACACcagaaaagtacaaagaaaGCATGGCAGAACTTAACGTTGAGATAAAGTTTCTACACTTGCAGTTCAGAATAATCGACGAGCTTCAACAGTTTTTCACAGAAAACCCAAATGTTGCCTTCAGCTTTGAGTCAAGCTCAGACGAAGGCGGGTCCGAGGGGGATGAGTAA
- the LOC131790955 gene encoding transmembrane protein 18: MKQHFSLHGDKWIPTKQIDSMWEFVKAVDWTEHWLIGLIVFHTATFLCVICTRKYSNFQIVLFLLLLGLAFASEQINTLGAQHWRTFAKEQYFDSAGLFITVVYSGPILLNCFVLTVSWLWTAWKMMIVVKRGQLKELKKKEREEKKSQ, encoded by the exons ATGaaacaacatttttctctaCATGGTGATAAATGGATCCCCACCAAACAAATTGATAGTATGTGGGAATTTGTCAAAGCT GTAGACTGGACTGAACATTGGTTGATAGGTCTGATCGTTTTCCACACGGCAACATTCCTATGTGTTATTTGCACAAGAAAATACTCTAACTTTCAAATCGTCTTATTCTTGTTGCTAT TGGGACTGGCATTTGCTTCAGAACAAATCAATACCTTAGGAGCACAACACTGGAG GACCTTTGCAAAGGAGCAGTATTTTGATTCAGCTGGTTTGTTCATAACAGTTGTGTATTCAGGTCCAATACTTCTAAACTGCTTTGTTTTGACA GTCTCCTGGCTATGGACAGCATGGAAAATGATGATAGTGGTAAAGAGAGGACAACTTAAAGAActgaagaagaaggaaagagaagaaaaaaaatcacaataa